One region of Salvia miltiorrhiza cultivar Shanhuang (shh) chromosome 3, IMPLAD_Smil_shh, whole genome shotgun sequence genomic DNA includes:
- the LOC131017885 gene encoding protein trichome birefringence-like 23 isoform X1 produces MVKKVEHCHWSSWWRSPQRNNYFLIKLGASALLVALAFMLIYNKSSDSSAVLSAPFLQNTISADSVGNTDQISSKESIGSEEKCNLFIGEWVYQAEPLYTNSSCSFIEDHQNCMKNGRPDSDYLYWRWKPRDCELGRLDPGRFLELMRNKSWAFIGDSISRNHVHSILCGLSMVESPIEVYHDESYKSRRWLFPLHNFTLSAVWAPFLTYAATFEDNNGVSTSDIQLHLDVLDKNWTEQYKSHDYVMVSVGKWFTKTAIYYENNTVLGCYNCTNSDLTKLRFNFAYRRAMRTVFDYIIASNHEGVTFYRTSSPDHFEGGEWFSGGTCKRKAPVKEGGFELNKPDKLLRDVEVEELEKMLAKASERGVNIRLFDVHLMSLLRPDGHPGPYRFYQPFVQDANAKVINDCLHWCLPGPIDSWNDVLMEMILNG; encoded by the exons ATGGTGAAGAAAGTGGAGCACTGCCATTGGAGCTCATGGTGGAGGTCTCCTCAAAGAAACAATTACTTCCTTATCAAATTGGGCGCTTCAGCTCTTCTAGTGGCTCTTGCATTTATGCTTATCTATAAcaaatcctctgattcttccgCAGTTCTAAGCGCCCCTTTTCTCCAAAACACGATTTCTGCTGATTCTGTGGGAAATACAGATCAAATTTCCAGCAAAG AGTCCATAGGCAGTGAAGAAAAGTGCAATCTTTTCATAGGGGAGTGGGTGTATCAAGCAGAACCTCTCTACACAAATAGTAGCTGCAGCTTCATTGAGGACCACCAGAATTGTATGAAAAATGGGCGGCCCGACTCGGATTATCTTTACTGGAGGTGGAAACCCCGGGACTGTGAGTTGGGCCGGCTTGATCCTGGGAGGTTCCTGGAGTTGATGAGGAACAAAAGCTGGGCATTCATTGGTGATTCGATTTCAAGAAACCATGTCCATTCCATCCTTTGCGGACTCTCGATG GTTGAAAGCCCTATCGAAGTTTACCACGACGAGAGCTACAAATCTCGAAGATGGCTCTTCCCATTGCACAACTTCACCTTATCAGCTGTCTGGGCTCCTTTCCTAACTTACGCCGCGACCTTTGAAGATAACAACGGCGTTTCCACATCCGATATCCAACTGCACCTTGATGTGCTAGACAAGAATTGGACCGAGCAGTACAAGAGCCATGACTACGTGATGGTATCCGTTGGCAAATGGTTCACAAAAACTGCAATCTACTACGAGAACAACACCGTGCTGGGCTGTTATAACTGCACCAACAGCGACCTCACCAAGCTGCGTTTCAACTTTGCATACCGCAGAGCCATGAGGACTGTCTTCGACTACATCATAGCATCAAATCACGAGGGCGTGACCTTTTACAGGACCTCCTCACCGGATCACTTTGAGGGGGGCGAGTGGTTCAGTGGTGGAACGTGTAAGAGGAAAGCACCGGTGAAGGAAGGGGGGTTCGAGCTAAACAAGCCGGACAAGCTCCTACGTGACGTGGAGGTGGAGGAATTGGAGAAGATGTTAGCAAAAGCATCGGAGAGGGGCGTGAATATCAGGCTTTTTGACGTGCATCTCATGTCATTGTTGAGACCCGATGGGCACCCTGGACCCTACAGATTTTATCAGCCATTTGTGCAAGACGCAAACGCGAAGGTGATAAACGATTGCCTGCATTGGTGCCTGCCTGGCCCTATTGATTCTTGGAATGATGTTTTGATGGAGATGATCTTAAATGGTTGA
- the LOC131017885 gene encoding protein trichome birefringence-like 24 isoform X2: MLMYNKSSDSSPVLNSPFLQNTISGDSVGNTDQISSKESIGSEEKCNLFIGEWVYQAEPLYTNSSCSFIEDHQNCMKNGRPNSDYLYWRWKPRDCELGRLDPGRFLELMRNKSWAFIGDSISRNHVHSILCGLSMVESPIEVYHDESYKSRRWLFPLHNFTLSAVWAPFLTYAATFEDNNGVSTSDIQLHLDVLDKNWTEQYKSHDYVMVSVGKWFTKTAIYYENNTVLGCYNCTNSDLTKLRFNFAYRRAMRTVFDYIIASNHEGVTFYRTSSPDHFEGGEWFSGGTCKRKAPVKEGGFELNKPDKLLRDVEVEELEKMLAKASERGVNIRLFDVHLMSLLRPDGHPGPYRFYQPFVQDANAKVINDCLHWCLPGPIDSWNDVLMEMILNG; encoded by the exons ATGCTTATGTACAAcaaatcctctgattcttcccCAGTTTTAAACTCCCCTTTTCTCCAAAACACGATTTCTGGTGATTCTGTGGGAAATACAGATCAAATTTCCAGCAAAG AGTCCATAGGCAGTGAAGAAAAGTGCAATCTTTTCATAGGGGAGTGGGTGTATCAAGCAGAACCTCTCTACACAAATAGTAGCTGCAGCTTCATTGAGGACCACCAGAATTGTATGAAAAATGGGCGGCCCAACTCGGATTATCTTTACTGGAGGTGGAAACCCCGGGACTGTGAGTTGGGCCGGCTTGATCCTGGGAGGTTCCTGGAGTTGATGAGGAACAAAAGCTGGGCATTCATTGGTGATTCGATTTCAAGAAACCATGTCCATTCCATCCTTTGCGGACTCTCAATG GTTGAAAGCCCTATCGAAGTTTACCACGACGAGAGCTACAAATCTCGAAGATGGCTCTTCCCATTGCACAACTTCACCTTATCAGCTGTCTGGGCTCCTTTCCTAACTTACGCCGCGACCTTTGAAGATAACAACGGCGTTTCCACATCCGATATCCAACTGCACCTTGATGTGCTAGACAAGAATTGGACCGAGCAGTACAAGAGCCATGACTACGTGATGGTATCCGTTGGCAAATGGTTCACAAAAACTGCAATCTACTACGAGAACAACACCGTGCTGGGCTGTTATAACTGCACCAACAGCGACCTCACCAAGCTGCGTTTCAACTTTGCATACCGCAGAGCCATGAGGACTGTCTTCGACTACATCATAGCATCAAATCACGAGGGCGTGACCTTTTACAGGACCTCCTCACCGGATCACTTTGAGGGGGGCGAGTGGTTCAGTGGTGGAACGTGTAAGAGGAAAGCACCGGTGAAGGAAGGGGGGTTCGAGCTAAACAAGCCGGACAAGCTCCTACGTGACGTGGAGGTGGAGGAATTGGAGAAGATGTTAGCAAAAGCATCGGAGAGGGGCGTGAATATCAGGCTTTTTGACGTGCATCTCATGTCATTGTTGAGACCCGATGGGCACCCTGGACCCTACAGATTTTATCAGCCATTTGTGCAAGACGCAAACGCGAAGGTGATAAACGATTGCCTGCATTGGTGCCTGCCTGGCCCTATTGATTCTTGGAATGATGTTTTGATGGAGATGATCTTAAATGGTTGA